CAGTACCGTCTATCTGTGCGTGAAAGCAGTCAAGAAGCACCTTCACAAGTTCAGTTGGTTGGTGGGGCTCGTACTCATTGTGATTGCAACCTGGGGACTCGGCGCGTTTGAGCACACTGCACTCTATGAGTCTCTCTTTGGATGGGGCAAATTTCACGCCATGTCACTGTTTCCGTCACACGTACAATCCGTGATTACGAATCATAACGACTTTCTTATCACTTCTGGGCACATCGTGTTTGACCTCATCGTCATGCTGGTTTTGTTCTACGTCAGTGGTCGACTCATCGATCGCCACGTGGAGGTGTAAAACGTGCCAGATGAATTCAACCCGTCGCAACCGATTTACTTTCAACTCGTCCAGCGCATCTGTCGCCAGGTCGTAAGAGGGCATCTCACTGCCGGTGAAAAACTGCCTTCAGTGCGCGACATGGCTCTGGAGTCTGGAGTCAATCCGAACACAATACAACGCGTTTACGCGGAACTGGAAAGGATGGGCGTGATAGAAGCGAAGCGCGGGCAAGGGTCATTTGTGACTGAAGACACCGACCGACTCAACGCCTTAAGGGATGAGCTTATGGTTGAACATATTACCGCCTTTCTGGGTGACATGTCCGAGATGGGATTTACGCCGCAGGAAATCATCGCGGGATTGCAAGAACACCTCAAAAAAGACACGTCGGACGAGGCATAAAAGACCCGCACAAAAGCGTCGCGTATGGCCCGCTCACTGGAAAGCGCTGTTGACTCACAGCGGATGCCCAAGTTTGCGGCAGACACAGAGGTTTAAGGAGGATATTCGATGGAACGCACGATTATCGCATTTAAGAACGTATCGAAGCGTTACCAATTGAGGGATGCCGTTTACAACCTGACATGCGAACTGCCGAGCGGTAAGGTCGTAGGTCTCATCGGATCGAACGGCAGCGGCAAATCAACGATTTTACGCATGATGACGGGTTTATTGCATCCCACCACTGGTGAGGTTTTGTACAACGCCCAACGCATGAACCGCAGACTAGGGACACAGATTTCGTTTCTGTCAGACGACGCAGCGGTGTACTCATTCTATACAGTCGGTCAAATGGTCGATTATTACAGCGGCATATTTTCCGATTTTAACCGAGATAAAGCTTATGAGATGCTGACGTTCATGCAGTTAGACCCTGCCCAGGGGGTCCGGACCCTTTCCAAAGGCAACCTCGGCCGGCTCAAAATCGTCCTTGCAGTGTCCCGCGAAGTCCCGTTGATTGTCATGGACGAACCATTGTCGGGCCTCGATCCGCTAGTTAGACAATCCATCATGAAGGGGCTCATCTCGTTTGTCGACCTGGAGAAACAAACCGTCGTCATGTCCACTCACGAGATCGACGAAGTGGAACCCCTGCTAGATCTCGCCATCTTAATGGACGGTGGGCAGATGAAGGCGATGGAGTACACCGACAGCATCCGATCGCGCTACAACCAAAACATGGTCGGTTGGATGAAAGACATGCTGGAGGTCAAGTAATCGCTGATTTTGAATTGGGTCGCATGACTTCGCCATGATGAAAGGTCCCATTGGATAACTCCCTCCCAAAGACTGTCGATTCACTTGCAGTTGCTTACGCACTGTGGGTGCGTAAGGGAGCATTAAAATCGGCAGAACGGGCGTTGCTTACGCACCGTGGGTGCGTAAGGGAGCATTAAAATCGGCAGAACGGGCGTTGCTTACGCACCGTGGGTGCGTAAGCGGTCGTCGGAGTGGCTGGATGAGCAGTGCTTACGCACCATGGGTGCGTAAGAGGTCGTCGGAGTGGCCGGATGAGCAGTGCTTACGCACCGTGGGTGCGTAAGCACTGCCGTCATACCCCCCTACCCAAGTTCGTGACATAGCACATACCCCAGCGGGTATACGGCCAAATTCAAGTATCAACTCTATACTTAAAGCCATACCCTGCAGGGTATGTAATGAAAATAGCGCTACCTTCGTATCCCTATTCGTAGCCATACGGGTATCGTAACTATCATCCTGTATCCTAGGACCCATCCCGATACCCCCACATCTTCTGACGTAACGATACTTTTGATTCTTAAGGTTTGGAGGGTACCCCGTGGTTAGTCCCGGATTGGCTGAATGAGCGGACCTTACGCACCATGGGTGCGTAAGCGAGCATCGGATCGGCAAGCCGCCCACACCTCCCAGCCTCCCAGCCTCCCAGCCTCCCAGCCTCCCAGCCTCCCGGCAACCTAGGCCCGCAGGTCACGTGACAGAGTGTCCACGTCAACAACGCCCGCGTGATAACCCATCCGCCTTGAAATGTCCGCAGCTGTTGACTTCACGAATGGGACGAGTTCACTGAGCCTATCCATGTCCATGCGAATGCTCGGCCCCGATACACTGCACGCTGCAGCGACTTTCCCGCTGCTGTCCCAAATGGGCGCGGCGACACAACAGACACCAAGTTGGTGCTCTTCAAGGTCAAAGGCAAAGCCGGTTTGCCGCGTCGTCTCGAGTGCGCGCAGGAATACCTCACGATCCGTTAACGTATGTTCCGTCAGCTGTGCCAGTCCGTATCTATCGATGATACCGATAGCTTCACGCGGCGGCAAAAAGGCAAGTATCGCCTTACCCAGCCCTGTCGCGTGTACGGGGACATGTGTTCCAACTCGAGAATGCATGCGAATGGTCTGCGGGCTCTCCACTTTTTCGATGTAGACTACTTCTCCACGGTCTAGGAATGCCAGATGAACGACCTCATTCACTTGCGTGGCCAATTGTTGCAAATACGGCAAAGCCTCACGGCGAAGGTCGATGGACGACAACAAACGCATCCCCAAGTCAAGAAGTCCATAACCGAGCTTGTATTTGCCAGTCTCCAGGTCTTGCTCGACAGCATTGTGGAGCATCATCGTCGAAATGAGGCGGTGGACCGTACTCTTGTACATGTCTACGCGCTTGGCGAGGACTGTAATGCTGACCCCTTCCGGGTACTCGCTCATGACGTCCAGCAAGGCAAATGCCTTGTGAACTGACTTTACTGTGTAGTCCTCCATGTCAGAACCCATCCCCCGATCCGCTCCTCGGCTCTGTCGCTGGCAGATGGTGACCATCACCTACGCTGTGCGGTCTCGTCACCGCAGCCTGTTCCTCGAGCCGCTCAAACACCTTCGCGTTTGACGCAATGGTCCACTTTGCATTCTTGACTTCCGCACACCGGCCGGGCGTTGGGATGAGTTTCCCGGAGTTACACAAGTCAAGCGGGTTGAATGCGTCGCGAATCGCAACCTGAGCACGGAGATCCACGTCCCGAAACTGGTAGCGCATGTCCTCTATCTTCTCAATTCCGACGCCGTGTTCCCCCGTGATGGTTCCGCCGACATCGACGCAGACCTGCAGAACCTCGGACCCGACCCGAATCGCCTTCTCCGTCTCGCCAGGAATTCGCGAGTCGTAGCAGATGAGCGGGTGCAAATTGCCATCCCCCGCGTGAAACACGTTGGCAATAGCGAGACCTGACTCGCGGCTTATCTCGGTAATCCGCTGCAACACTTCCGTCAACCTTGTTCGCGGAATGACGCCGTCCTGTACGATGTAGTCCGGTGACACGCGGCCAATCGCGCCAAACGCCATCTTGCGGCTGCTCCACCAGAGCGCGCGCTCTGCATCATCCTCCGCAACTTTCACCGTCCGTACATGATTTTGCTCACAGATGTCGACGATGCGCGCTGCGTCTTCTTCGAGCCCGGCCGCCAACCCGTCCACTTCAATCAATAGTACGGCTTCAATATCCGTGGGATAGCCCACGTGGTAATTGCTCTTGTCAACCGCCTGCATGGCTAACTGATCCATCATCTCAATCGCAGCCGGAATAATGCCCGCGCCAATGATGGCGCTCACGGTATTCGACGCATCCTCGACCCTGTCAAACATCGCAAGGGCCGTCTTCACCGCCTGCGGTTTCTTTAGAATCCGTACGGTAATCTCGGTTGCAATCCCAAGCGTTCCCTCCGATCCGACGATGAGTCCGAGGATATCGTAACCAATCGGATCGCCAAACGGGGAACCCACATCCAGGACTTCTCCATCCGGCAAGACAAACTTTGCGGCCACAATGTGGTTTGTGGTGACACCGTATTTGAGGCAGTGCGATCCGCCCGCGTTTTCCGCCAGGTTCCCGCCAATTGTACAGACGGACTGGCTCGAGGGGTCCGGTGCATAGTAATAGCCGTCGCCCATAATCTTCTTTGTCAAGGTTAAATTCACAAGTCCAGGTTGGACAACCGCACGCAGGTTGTCAAAGTCCACCGAGAGCAATTTCTTCATCTTAACCAGACTGATGATGACTTCACCGTTCAGCGGGATGGCGCCACCACTCAGCCCAGTGCCTGCGCCGCGCGGTAAAAACGGAATCTTGTGCTGGTGCAGCCACCTGACAACCGCCGCCACTTCTTCCGTATCGCCGGGATACACGACCGCTCGTGGCATGGCCTGCTTCGCTACATACCCATCACAGCTAAAAACGTGTAGGCGATGTGGCTCGTGAATCACGTTTTGCTTGCCAACAATGCGCTGCATAGCGTCGACGAGTTCACCTTTGTCAGCAGCCTCTACTTGTTCAATCACGTGGGTTCCCCCCTCCCTGGTATGCTTGGTCGAGCAGTTCCACCGTGTGCAATACGTCGAGACGTCTCTCGCGCTTGTGGGCACCCAGGCGAATCTGCATCATGCATCCAGGATTCCCCATGACCACTGCCTCTGCGGATTCCGGAATGTCGTCCATCTTTCGTTCCAGCAGTGCCCCCGCCATCTCCGGATGCGTCAGGTTGTAAATCCCCGCACTTCCGCAGCAACGCTCTGAATCGGGCAAATCCACCAACTTCAGTCCTGGGATGGAGCGAAGGAGTTGTCGCGGCTGCGCTCGAATGCCCTGTGCATGGCAGAGATGACAGGCATCGTGGTAGGTTACCGTTCGCTCCACACGCCCCTCCGGGGCTTCAAAGCCAATCTCCACCAGAAGTTCGGAAATGTCCCGGACCTTAGCCGAGAACTCGTGCGCGCGTTGCTCGTAGACATTATCGTCGTGAAACAAGTCTGGATATTCTTTGAGCGCTGCACCGCAGCCAGCCGCATTGATGATGATGTAGTCTGCGCCCGACTCGAGAAACACGTCGATGTTGTGCCGGGCCAACTTGCGAGCCTGTTCTCGGTCACCGGCATGGATTTGCAGAGCCCCACAGCACACCTGTGTCTTCGGGACGACGACGTCGAGGCCGTTTCGCATCGCCACTCGAGCGGTCGCCTTGTTAATGTCGGAAAAGAATACGTCCATCACGCATCCCGTGAACAAAGCCCCTGTGCCTTTCTTTGGCTCGAACGCGGTCATCCGCTCGGGCAGTGACTCTCGTGCTGACTGCGCAGGTATCTGTGGGACAACCGCTTCCATCTCACGAGCCCCTGCGGGTAGGAGGCGAAGGGCACCGGTGCTGTGCGCGATTTTTTTGAGGCCAGATTTCTGATAGAGCCGAATCAGTTGGCCGACTCGCTCCAAACGCTTCGGGTGAGGAAAGACTTCTCGCAGAAATAAGCGATGCAAGAGACCCGCCTTCCCTGTCGGAGGTTTGGCTGCGTAGACCTGGCCGCGAGCAGTCTCAATCAGCGATCCCACCTGCACGCCGGACGGGCAAACGGTCTCACAGGCCCGACAGTCGAGGCATGTAAAGACCGGATCTATCACCGAATCATCGAGTGGCAATTTTCCCTCTGCAGCCTCTTTAATCAGCAGCACGCGCCCACGCGGGGAGTGATTCTCGTCACCAAGTTGCTGGTATGTCGGGCACACCTCGAGGCAAAATCCGCAGTGGACACAGACGGAGTATTTGTCCTCTTCTGGCGCATCACTAAACTGAAACGACGTCTGTTGCGACATCTGAACCAGTTCCGGCTCTA
The Alicyclobacillus curvatus genome window above contains:
- a CDS encoding GntR family transcriptional regulator; this encodes MPDEFNPSQPIYFQLVQRICRQVVRGHLTAGEKLPSVRDMALESGVNPNTIQRVYAELERMGVIEAKRGQGSFVTEDTDRLNALRDELMVEHITAFLGDMSEMGFTPQEIIAGLQEHLKKDTSDEA
- a CDS encoding ABC transporter ATP-binding protein, whose protein sequence is MIAFKNVSKRYQLRDAVYNLTCELPSGKVVGLIGSNGSGKSTILRMMTGLLHPTTGEVLYNAQRMNRRLGTQISFLSDDAAVYSFYTVGQMVDYYSGIFSDFNRDKAYEMLTFMQLDPAQGVRTLSKGNLGRLKIVLAVSREVPLIVMDEPLSGLDPLVRQSIMKGLISFVDLEKQTVVMSTHEIDEVEPLLDLAILMDGGQMKAMEYTDSIRSRYNQNMVGWMKDMLEVK
- a CDS encoding IclR family transcriptional regulator, with the protein product MEDYTVKSVHKAFALLDVMSEYPEGVSITVLAKRVDMYKSTVHRLISTMMLHNAVEQDLETGKYKLGYGLLDLGMRLLSSIDLRREALPYLQQLATQVNEVVHLAFLDRGEVVYIEKVESPQTIRMHSRVGTHVPVHATGLGKAILAFLPPREAIGIIDRYGLAQLTEHTLTDREVFLRALETTRQTGFAFDLEEHQLGVCCVAAPIWDSSGKVAAACSVSGPSIRMDMDRLSELVPFVKSTAADISRRMGYHAGVVDVDTLSRDLRA
- a CDS encoding FAD-binding protein; this translates as MQRIVGKQNVIHEPHRLHVFSCDGYVAKQAMPRAVVYPGDTEEVAAVVRWLHQHKIPFLPRGAGTGLSGGAIPLNGEVIISLVKMKKLLSVDFDNLRAVVQPGLVNLTLTKKIMGDGYYYAPDPSSQSVCTIGGNLAENAGGSHCLKYGVTTNHIVAAKFVLPDGEVLDVGSPFGDPIGYDILGLIVGSEGTLGIATEITVRILKKPQAVKTALAMFDRVEDASNTVSAIIGAGIIPAAIEMMDQLAMQAVDKSNYHVGYPTDIEAVLLIEVDGLAAGLEEDAARIVDICEQNHVRTVKVAEDDAERALWWSSRKMAFGAIGRVSPDYIVQDGVIPRTRLTEVLQRITEISRESGLAIANVFHAGDGNLHPLICYDSRIPGETEKAIRVGSEVLQVCVDVGGTITGEHGVGIEKIEDMRYQFRDVDLRAQVAIRDAFNPLDLCNSGKLIPTPGRCAEVKNAKWTIASNAKVFERLEEQAAVTRPHSVGDGHHLPATEPRSGSGDGF
- a CDS encoding (Fe-S)-binding protein, with amino-acid sequence MTKLEPELVQMSQQTSFQFSDAPEEDKYSVCVHCGFCLEVCPTYQQLGDENHSPRGRVLLIKEAAEGKLPLDDSVIDPVFTCLDCRACETVCPSGVQVGSLIETARGQVYAAKPPTGKAGLLHRLFLREVFPHPKRLERVGQLIRLYQKSGLKKIAHSTGALRLLPAGAREMEAVVPQIPAQSARESLPERMTAFEPKKGTGALFTGCVMDVFFSDINKATARVAMRNGLDVVVPKTQVCCGALQIHAGDREQARKLARHNIDVFLESGADYIIINAAGCGAALKEYPDLFHDDNVYEQRAHEFSAKVRDISELLVEIGFEAPEGRVERTVTYHDACHLCHAQGIRAQPRQLLRSIPGLKLVDLPDSERCCGSAGIYNLTHPEMAGALLERKMDDIPESAEAVVMGNPGCMMQIRLGAHKRERRLDVLHTVELLDQAYQGGGNPRD